tgtgtgtgtgtgtctgtgtgtgtgtgtgagtgtgtgtgtctgtctggtgtgtcgtgtgtgtgtgtctgtgtgtgtgtgtctctgtgtggtgtgtgtgtgtgtctgtctgtgtgtgtctgtgtgtgtgtgtgtgtgtgtgtgtgtgtgtctgtgtgtgtgtgtctgtctgtgtgtgtgtgtgttgtgtgtgtgtgtgtgtgtgtgtgtctgtgtgtgtgtgagtgtgtctgtgtggtgtgtgtgtctgtgtgtgtgtgtgtgtgtctgtgtgtgtgtgtgtgtgtctgtgtgtgtgtgtctgtgtggtgtgtgtgtgtctgtgtgtgagtgtgtgtgtgtgtgtttgtgtgtctgtgtgagtgtgtgtgtgtgtgttgtgtgtgtgagtgtgtgtgtgtgtgtgtgtgtgtgtcagtgtgtgtgtctgtgtgtgtgtgtctgtgtgtcagatgaTGCCGGTGTGACTGCCGTGGAATCAGAGATCAGACTGAGGGGTGAAAGAGGAAGTGGTTTCAGAGTTTCTCCTGAACTCTGTTAGCATCAATAGAAAGAAGAAGCTGAGTTTACTTCATGGAGCCGGGTcatgctgaggctgcagcactGAGCCTCAAACACCACAGACTGATGTAGCGATGGTCCATTCAATGGAAAATAATGAAGTAAAGACAGGAGGAAGCTGTGGGCTTCCTCACACGGTGACCAGGCTTGAAGTGTCGCGGCGCCTGTGTGGGAGTGGAGCGTGTCTGAACCTCAGCTCTTCCAGGTGCTCGCCTGTCATCACTTCACTCATTAATGACTCTATGACATTAATGAAGGTCAAATTATGATGTGTAGATGATGAGCTGCAGCGCCCCCTCTGTGTGAGGGGGAGGATGGGGGCTACAGCCTGTGGATGTTTCCACTGGTGActtgttgtctgtctgtggtcagaAACCACAGTGAAGCTGTTCAGGAAGTGAGAACATTAGAACACGAAGCTTTGATCGACTCTGTGAGGAGCAGCTCCGTTTGTGTTCACTCTGTTTAACAGCTGAGACTAAAGTGATGAGAGTGTTTCTACTGTAAATAACAAATAGCTTTTAGACctttagatatttttaatgattaattaatCCTTCatcaaaaatgttttcacagcTTTTAAAACTCTAAGATATGAATATAAAGAGCCTTTGTTCTGTAGGAGTGTTCCTGATGCTAGCTGACCTGCTAACAAACCTGTGTGTAAACAACCGATGCTAAACCAGCTAGCCGAAGTTAGAAAGTCAATACAGTGTGGCTCAGTTACTGCTAGCTTAGCAAATTCACAAGCAAAGCACTGTTAGCACATAACAGCGAAATATCTCCTGCTGCTGGATGCTAAATAAGTTAGCATGTTAATGACCAGCTAATGTTACCGTTAACAACAGCAAAGTGAGTGCAGTTCACTGACTGTCCACCGGAGTCACTGTTTCACAGGTCATATGACTCTTATGTTCAGTCCTGACAGGCTGTGGACCAGGAAGTCCTCACTCATAAGATCACAGCAGGTACCATCCACCTGTCCAGGGGTCCCTCAGCATGGAGACAACATGGCTGCAGGCAGCTGAGCTTTGTAGTAAATACACTCAGAGCGAGGAGGTCTGGTGGGGGGCAGCTGGATCTCCTCATactgaaacacagcacaggttCTAGTGAGAGCTGGCAGCTAAcagcacacagcagaaactAGCAAAACCTTTAGCATCAGCAGCTATATGAAGTAGCATTCACAGCAATAAAACATGTAGCAAAAGTAGcccaacatggcagcagtgttagcattagcagtgGCTCGTGGTGACTGGAGAACACAGGTCAAAAgaaaaatccaagatggctgctccaCACTCGACCGCTTATTAGGACTTACGTCATAATATTAAgagcagctttaaaaaaagggcgttagcattagcattagcctgTAAACAGATGGTCTGAGTACCTGCACCGTGTCCACAGTCTTTGGGATCTCACAGGGGAACGCTGGCTGacggtcctgctgctggaggctgcttctcctcttcacacagcacagagcacagatcagacctgtcaatcaaacagagcatcacacctgtcaatcaaacagagCATcagacctgtcaatcaaacagaacatcacacctgtcaatcaaacagagCATcagacctgtcaatcaaacagcatcacacctgtcaatcaaacagagGATCAAACAGAGCATCATGTgaccaaacagcagctgaggTGTGTTTTAGATGAACCAATACCCAGCTAGCATCGTATAATACCACTGTGTGCCACACGGTGTGACAGTGAGTGGATGTGGCTCCACACTGACCTGTGACAGCACACATGAGGGCGGCGTTCAGACTGAGGGAGCCGTACAGGAAGAGCTCGGTTGTACTGGTCTGTGCTGCTGAATTGTTGGATGACCTGTCCCCTGTCAGAAGAGATCGGGTTCAGAGAGATGAAATCATTACTGATGTCAGAGACGTGACACGCTCAGACACAGACGATGATGGCGGCATTTTGATGTGGTCACTTCAGAACAGGAACTCATTTTACAACATGTGACAAACGGAAGCTGTAAATACACCACACTGACCATGACTCATCCACCGACAGACACTCTGAGGTCTGAACAGGGTTAAAGTCAAGAACCGAGGTCTTACCTGAGGTCTTAACTGAGGTCTTGCCTAAAGTCAGGTTGAAGGAGTCCACAAAGTGAAGTCCACTCTGGTTCCTCCTCCCACAGGAGTACAGcctgctgtcctctgctgtcaggTCTTTAACCACAAGTCTGTTTGACTCCATCAAATATTTGGACTCAAAGTCAGGAGAGCAGAAAGTTGAATATGTTGGAGTAAAAGTTCTGCCGATGCCTGCTCTGAACCCTCTGTAGACCTCCATGAACCAGTGGATGTTGGTCTCATTctgcagggaggagcaggtgagggTGAggtttcctccctcctcccctctgaccTCCGTCACCCTCTGAGCGTCGGCCCGgatcagaaccagcagcaggatcatccagAGGAGATCCATGATGgtgtgagagcagagcagctctgacagagagcagagacacacttcctgtttcagacgCTGATCGAGACGTGAGATGAAAAAAACCCACAGGGAGGAAGTGAAAGTCATTCACCTCCAACTTGAGTTGTGATTCCACTgcagaaaatataaatataagaaGGAACACAGACATTAATGATACTGAATCCCATGAAAGGAACATCATAATCTCAGATTAGCAGTAATAAACTGTATTTTGTGGTACAGACAGAGAATCCAGCAGTTTCAATGTTAAAATTCCTCATGGTGGCGCCATCTAGTGGCAGAAAGTTACTGAAACAAACAAGTTAGAATtctgttcattgttttatttcagattaaaagcTTTGGACTCGAAATACACTTCAACAGCAGATTAAATGCAGACTAACTTCAATAACTTCCAATTAAAAACCAGTAAATGAACATTAACCCTTTCATCAACTGTTTTATAAAAGATGACAATTGAAAATGACTGACAGCTACAGAGGTTATACAGCGCTTCAATGTCTtcaatgtttcatttttctgtgaAGTTAAATAAATGTCACTTTTGTTGTCATCACTACACCGAGCTGTGTGGACACTCATTCTTAAAACACAGACTACAGCTTCCCTTCATTGGTTCTTCTGatacatacaaataaatacattatccTGACTAACTTCTTGTTATTCTGAATAACAGAAGTCAATCAGCAGACAGTCCTTCTCtaacagcgccctctgctgggtGATTTATATCTGTCTGGTAAA
This region of Parambassis ranga chromosome 2, fParRan2.1, whole genome shotgun sequence genomic DNA includes:
- the LOC114432045 gene encoding uncharacterized protein LOC114432045 isoform X2; this translates as MDLLWMILLLVLIRADAQRVTEVRGEEGGNLTLTCSSLQNETNIHWFMEVYRGFRAGIGRTFTPTYSTFCSPDFESKYLMESNRLVVKDLTAEDSRLYSCGRRNQSGLHFVDSFNLTLGKTSVKTSGDRSSNNSAAQTSTTELFLYGSLSLNAALMCAVTGLICALCCVKRRSSLQQQDRQPAFPCEIPKTVDTVQYEEIQLPPTRPPRSECIYYKAQLPAAMLSPC
- the LOC114432045 gene encoding uncharacterized protein LOC114432045 isoform X1: MTFTSSLWVFFISRLDQRLKQEVCLCSLSELLCSHTIMDLLWMILLLVLIRADAQRVTEVRGEEGGNLTLTCSSLQNETNIHWFMEVYRGFRAGIGRTFTPTYSTFCSPDFESKYLMESNRLVVKDLTAEDSRLYSCGRRNQSGLHFVDSFNLTLGKTSVKTSGDRSSNNSAAQTSTTELFLYGSLSLNAALMCAVTGLICALCCVKRRSSLQQQDRQPAFPCEIPKTVDTVQYEEIQLPPTRPPRSECIYYKAQLPAAMLSPC